gccaAAGTGTGGGCGCTTGCCATAGAGTGGAAGGGTTGGAAATTGTTGCGAATATGCTGTTTGTTTATTGAAAGCGGCGAGTAGGTATTTGGAATTTGCTGGAATTATCTACGACGTATTTAAAGGCTAAAGCACTGATATACCCATAATGGACGCGCGCGCGGTGGGTGGATGCAGCGCGGTGGTAAGCGCAACAGCAAACACTTAAGTGTGTATGAAGATTTGCATGTGCGCGTTGGTGTTGGTGGTGGTTGCGGGTGTCGGTTGGCAGGCAGCTACCGTTGTAACATGCGAAGACGTAGCGTAGCAACCCCCACTTGACTACGCACGCTCGGCGAGCTTCCGCATACGCATACGCGTATGCTACCGGTGTAGCCGCACAAAGACGCATCGTACACATAGGACTGTTCTGTAGGGAATTCGTTCGTGGGAAGCGCACACAGAAGACAGCTTAAAGTCGCACATGCACTGACATTACGCTGAGCATTGCGCTTCCTTCGCGTTGCACTACAGGTCGCGCTTGTGAGAAAACAACCGAAAATCAGCGAATAGGGTGGCAACTTGACGACGTTACCGGCGACCGTTGCTACGCATGCACGTGCCAACCGTAATGCACTGTGCCACCAAACAATGCAAAGCAATAACAGCGCATACTAAGCGCGCACAATGCAAGCACAGTGGAGACAAAAGAAATCGAAAATACTTGTAATAACACATAAATCCGTAGAATTTGTTTGCCCAAAAGACAAGCCATGCAAGCGCTAGCTTTTGTAGACGCGGCAACAACACGCTggcagtggtggtggtggtacATCAAGCCGCGTCGGCTCTATTAGTAGCCACCAAGCATTGGCAGCGCCTATGTGGCACATTTTTTGTGCTCGCAAACAACCACTGCGTGGCAGTAGAGCCAGCGCTTACCTACCCCACCAAGAAAAAGCTGCAACGCCAGCCAGCGCGCAGCAGCGCTTAGAAGCTAAACAACGAAAATGCAACTTAGCAAAACAAGCCAAGTGGCCTGCCAAGCAAAGGACTTTCACTGATGCCGCCATTAGCGCTGCGGCGCTGCTGCAAAGCACAATCAACGGCGCTAAGCTTCGTCAGCAATGTGGCAATGCCGGTGCAGTAGTGGCGCTATGCGCTAGGGTTGGTGCGTCCATagcagtgtgtgtgtgcgcgtgtgtgttgcGGGAAAAAGGGTGACTAATGTGTGTGATTGCTAACAAAAGATTCCGGCTTTCCTGTGAAGCGTCGCGCCACGCGCTGTCGCTAAAGCTGCCGACGTCCGCTGCCAACGTGTCGTTGGCTGGCTGACGCAGGCGCGCGCACATTGGTGTGTTGTGTGTGCGCGCACGCAAGGGGCTAAAAGGACAACGACTTCGGGGGATGAAATTTCCAATATACGCAAAGTGTAGCCACGACATagcacaacacaacaacaatagcagatTGACAACAATGCGCTAGAGTACGATTTCAATTTCGCTTTCAGTGGCGCTGCGTTACGGTGCGATATCCTTTTGACTGGGGCGGCGTTTGCGTTAACACTGGCAAGCGCGCGCGTTGACTGCTACGGCGACAGCGCTGCTGCCGGTGACGTTGCATAAATAGCCGCGCCAGGATGTGTTGTTAGTCATTCGCAGTATAGACGTCGGCCCAGACAGGAGGAAACAAAAGGCGCACAGCAACATCGCAACAGATACACTCAGTTCAGTTAAATTCTGTTTGTTTTGTTcggtttaatttgtttttgactacatacatacataactatataATTTCTTTGATTGTTTGCAACGCATCGATAActcatactcacacacacacatcgttCAACATTGCTTAAATGGTTGTTAAATCggttttattactatttattgttgttgtgttaaaaCATAGTTAAGTTAAGAAGACATTCAAGtgcaaaaatagaaataaagaaaaactacTTAAATATATACCAACAAGTGCAATGGCTACGTTTACGACTACGACCACGGCTGGCGCACAACACAGCATCGTACAAATGGCCAGTCGACAGATGCCGCACGGGCTGGGTCTGCTCACGACGGTCGCCTCGTTGCCGCCAAAGTATCGCAGTCGTTACCTGAATCTTAAAGCTAAGTGTGAAACACCGTTAGATCTCTCGGTGAAACCGAACTCACCTGTACCtactaacaataataacagcgaAGAGTTGGCCAACGATGTACCTATGGCCGCGACATTCACAGAGGTCTACACGGAGCCCAGTGAGGAGGCGGTGGCGTCGCAGGTGTTTAGTGAAAGCGGCGAGGTCTCATTAGTACCCATTAGTAATGAAGTTTATGTCGTGCAAGACAGCGCACCACAAACGGAGGAGGCTGTTGTCACCATAACACAAATCGTCAAACCCATAACACCACCGCTAACGCCCACCAAACGCAGCCACGCAGTTATGCTCGACGAGGAGGCTACGGAGCAAGTGTTTACAGTTTTGGAATCGCAAAAAACTTTGCAGGCACGTGAGAATCCCGCTAAACTGGCAAAAACTGCCACGCATCCGACTACCAAGCGCGACTGCACGCCCACGAAACCCATTAAAGCCACCGATACAGCACCGAAGACCGTTAAAGCTCAACCGCCTGCGACAAAAAGCACCAAAAATAAAGCGACACGTAAACTAAAGTTCGACGAAGAGACGAGTTCGCCTGTCTCGGGCACTATTATACGTCCGCTGGAGGACATCACCGATGGCACAGTGCAGTACAGCAATGGCGATATTGATCCCAAATACAATATAGTCGAGATCACCGAGGAGACCAAAGCCGAATTGGCGGCCATTAAAAATGTAATAGGCGATTACATCTGCAAGTTGTGTCGCATCAAGTTCGATGACGCATTCGGTTTGGCACGTCATCGTTGCGCCTGCATTGTGCTGCTCGAGTATCGTTGCCCGGAGTGTGGTAAACAGTTTAACTGTCCCGCAAACTTGGCTTCACATCGTCGTTGGCATAAACCGAAGAAAACCGATACAAATAATGCCGGCGTATCGCGTAAAGAGAACCGTAACACTACAAATAATGCCTCACAAACCAGCAGCACAGCGGCACTCAACGAACAAGCCGCGGACTTGCCTTATCCCTGCGATATCTGCGGGAAGCGTTTCAAGCGTGCCGCCTATTTACGTAAACACCAACAGACCCACAATAAGAAACGTACGACGAGCACGACAAGTGTCGGTGGGCCGTTGCAGGAGACGCCAGCACTTGTAGCCGATGGTGGTCTCTCTGCAGCATCCACTGCAGTTATGGGCAGTTCCTATCCATCATATGCCGGCTCGACCGCATCTTCGTCAGCTTCGAGTTTGCATTCATATAATGGCGCTATCGTCGAAGAAGAGGTAATCAGTTATGCCACAACCAATGGTGGCTACATCGAATATGTGGACGAGGAAGAGGACGTGCGGTCCACCACAAGCAGTTCTAGTTCGACGGCGGGTTATGGTCGCCTGCAAATCGTCGAGACCGGCTTGACGGAGGAGGAGAATATAGCAGCTGCCGCATTGACAAACTTACGGAACTGTGCCTCGGTGATTCAGCACACCACACTAGCGCACTGATTGCCGGGTTACGCTGATTGCTAGATCGAGGGGTCGTTGCCCGCCGTTCATCGCACAGTCGGTCGGTGGTCGTTTGGTTGATTAGTGTCCCTGTTCGTGCGCATAGTGTGTAGTGCAAGTGTGCGTGGGCAAGGTGGCTCTAGCGTAAATAGTGTAGTGCGGTGTTGTTTCTTGGTAATGAGCCGACGATGGCGAGGGTGGCCGAACATGCAACGAATATGACGAGTGTTAGCAGTGTGTACGTGAGTGGGCTGGGGTTGGGGTGTTTGGGTGGCGGTTTGTAAATACTTTTAGTGCAGCCATTAAGGGTTGATTTGTATGTTTTCATTTATGAAAGTTATGTTTAAGTTCTACGCCATTCGTTTCAAAATGCTTAAATGCTTAGGATTTTTTTCgtgttttgttttcttgttttgttttgttttgcttcgtTTGGCTCTGCAGCTAAGTATACCAAAGATTAGTTTTAAAGCGTTGGCTTGGCATTTTCGCGCATCACAAACGAAATTCGCCAAACGCCATTTTATGTTTTCTCAATCATTAGGCTTCTTCGGTTAGGTTTACCTTATGCTTAGCTTAGTTTTTAGGTTAACTTTTGTAGTAGGCACAAATAAGACGAGCAATTCTAGTCATTGAAATGCAAAGATCTAGTCACTAATTtagttaaaacattttttacaaatatctcTCAGGATTTTGTAGAGTCAGCTCCATACAGATCTCATCTCagttagtttttttataatgcAGATAATCTAATTTGCTGCTTAGTGCATAATTTAACGCAAGTTCGTGAAAAGTCAGGCGAAATAGTGCAgtaaaatttagtttagtttaaagttaaaaaaatgtctctctctctctccgaGGAGTACCAAAGAAATGAGTGTGAACTCTAGTCAACTAAATACGTAAGTGGAAGTTTAGTTCTTTTGTAGGacttttaggttaggttaggttaattaTCGTTTTAGGGACTTAGttatacaaaaaaacaacaacaatttacttTTTGCGTTGTTGTAAACTATGAAGACCAGCAAACCACTACCAAAACTAAATACAAACTACGAAGTACAATACAAACTAATTTctaaatgtatattatataaagctAAGCGGTTGtatacttaaaattatttatgaaaaatttgaaaattgtgaaagtaACGAAATTCAAACAAATAACGAAATATCACAACGTTATTGTTCCTTAAAACAGAATTTTAGGAAACCAAATTAGTTTCAACTacaataaattaattgtaaataaaaaaaataactcttaaataattttttttttataaaagcaaataatttaaaaaattaataactgtcgtaaaaaaggattttttatataaaaaattaattttatgaaaaaaaatactttttttatatttatttttataaaatcaaataattaaaaaacaataattttcgttaaaaacaaaatttttatttaaaaaaatatttgtttttataagcaaataattaaaaaaacaataattttcatgaaaaacatgatttttatataaaaataaataaaaactatttaaaatttttttttaaataaaataatattaaaattgtttttataaaagcaaataagtaaaaaaataataatttcataaaaaaagtatttttttttatataaaacaaaataattttatgaaaaaaaaatccttttttatatttatttttataaaatcaaataattaaaaaacaataattttcgttaaaaacaaaatttttatttaaaaaaatatttgtttttataagcaaataattaaaaaaacaataattttcataaaaaacatgatttttatataaaaataaataaaaactatatgaaaaaataatttttttaataaaataatattaaaatttgtttttataaaagcaaatatgtaaaaaaataacattttcataaaaaataatttttatataaaaaagtatttttaataaaaaaatattacaatttgtttttataaaagcaaataagtaaaaaaatagcagtttttttaaatatttttttaataaaataatattaaaatttgttttaataaaagcaaataagtcaaaaaatattatattattataaaaaattctaaaaaaagtgcttggaaaaaattatcaaaaaaatatttttgttcaaaaattatttttataaaaatatttctaaaatatattaacaataGCAACATGGTTGTATGTGTCTAACAAGAGTACAATGCAACGAAAACTCAAAGCAAAGAATGACAaacaaaatgaaagcaaaaaattaaaaaaaaatatttaacaaaatgttataaaatggaaaacaaacaaagaaaacatattaaaaaaaaaaataaaattactaattataagtaatataaacaaactaaatatatttatgttcaaatatttacaattagTATAAgtaagcaataacaataataattaaaacaagaCTAAatgctgaaattaaaaaattcatatctaaaacaaaattattaaatagttttgaaCGCAAACAAAGTTCTAAGTTGCTAAAACAAACTATATCAACATCAAATGActctaaaataagaaaaaaacaaacaaaaattttataaaaaaacttcataaaaacttttctaaaaaaatgtttagaaaacaacttttataaaagaaacacaaacaccaaaagaaacatatttttatacctaATAATAAGTTGTATAACATAGAATTTTAAAGATCTACATAATAGTTAAGTTTTTCTTATAAGATTGTGATATTAAATATTAGCTGTAATAGCCGAAGAGTATTTGGGAAAACAtaagatatttactttttatacgaATATGCGCAAAGTGTAACTAGTTAAGTATTTTTCTACACATTTTCTAGTAATTAATCTGAAACTTGCTCAAACCGACATGAAATGTGTACGATaagtattaaatgaaaataaagtttataaaaattgaaagaaatgtattttttattaagaaatactGGACGACTGTAAATAGTTGGCGATTGTTGTTCCTGAAACTTCTAACAGTACTAATAATGTTCTAGAAGGAGAATCTACATCGTTGAACAGTGGTGATAGGGGGAGCTATGGCCAGTGTGAGATACACGGAATtatgtctctaacttaaaaagAAATTCCTGCACATTCCgtatcaaatatatataattttgtgatCTACTATAAGAGAGAGCTTTCTAAACCTAAGTTACAGAACAGAATACTAGAATAAGTGCTATCAACAATTTTCTAGCAGACATTAGGTTAAATTTCAATGGTTACAAATATCCTCCAGTTCTTGGGAGTAGCTAAAAGCAAAGTAATATTTCCTTTTACACAtgataaatcaaaatttcacaAAAGCATGCATTACACATGGGAAAAGAGGCTCGACCAATAGGTTAGTTTTTGGTAGTGGGCAACTGCTTGTTCAGAACGGAATGGGGCAACGCACTTGCTCGACGCACTAATGGTCAAACAAAAGTTTCTTAGTACCGTAACAAGTTGACGCAAAGATATCTCAGCAAGTTGGGCAGACGAAAGTGGTCTTGCCATCACCCCAAATAAAACCgtgatggttttatttactagaagaCATAAGATCCTGGTGTCACTGCTGCCCTAAACGGATACATTGAAATATCTAAAGCCCATAATGGATAATAAGATTTTATGGAAGCCAAGTATCGAAGATTGAACGCAAAAGGCATAGATTGCCTTATACTGCTATAGAGGAGACATTGACAAAAGGTGGGGTCCCTCACCGAAAGTAGTTGTCTGGATCTACGTCACCATATCCAAGCCCATTATGTCCTACGGAGTCTTTACGTGGTGaagggctctagaaaagacaGCACTTACAAAGAAACTAGAGAATCTGGGTTCCCAAAAGAACACatatctgaacactcggaaatcctaACATattttgacttcataccggataaCGTGGGTCATGGACTctccaaaccgaactctggcggttCCTTCTCTGCCCGTATACCACGAGAGTGTTGTGAGTGGGAAAAAACAGTTGGAGGAAGGGAGCAGTGAGCTTTTTTACGGATGCGTTAAAGCTTTGGGGAATAGGTTGGTTTAGGGGTTTACTGTCCACCGACATAAATAGGCAATTCGCATAGAAAATTTTTAGTCCTCTGATGGATAGATGTCTGAAAATCAggaagatttttctgcttaaaactacttgaaatctaaaaagaaatattattactATAAATGAATACAGATAATGATCGAAGGGCTAAGTTTTaacttttgacaaaatggcagcCACTCAAAATAACgagatttttctaaaaaatttatttttcaaagtgacttaaaaagtcgaaattattaaggAAAATCCTATCTCTTCGATCATTAGCTCAAAATATATCTGAAGAGGTCTTTTGAAAGCTTCAAGACTTCAAGTATAATGGCATGTTTTTGGTTATGTCTACTATATTATGAGCAGATCTTGAAAGTTATCTGGAACTTGCTTAGCCCTGATCTTGAGTACATATTTAAAACTTCTCCACGGAGAAATACTTAATCCCATTATTGGCTGAGATAGTCACGTGGAGTAAGCTTGGGTTACGTATTAAACACCGATGCGCcgaataaaatttttccattacatacatatttccaaagtaaacaggatatcTATAtatcgactggtgcgttagagtCCGccatctttatcgattgtccagtgagaatttcatgacatttcattgattggaagtgaagttattgtgttttaagtgtcaatatatttgtgttattggtgggaaaatgagcttcgaacaaagagcc
This genomic stretch from Bactrocera dorsalis isolate Fly_Bdor chromosome 5, ASM2337382v1, whole genome shotgun sequence harbors:
- the LOC105229093 gene encoding zinc finger protein 232, coding for MATFTTTTTAGAQHSIVQMASRQMPHGLGLLTTVASLPPKYRSRYLNLKAKCETPLDLSVKPNSPVPTNNNNSEELANDVPMAATFTEVYTEPSEEAVASQVFSESGEVSLVPISNEVYVVQDSAPQTEEAVVTITQIVKPITPPLTPTKRSHAVMLDEEATEQVFTVLESQKTLQARENPAKLAKTATHPTTKRDCTPTKPIKATDTAPKTVKAQPPATKSTKNKATRKLKFDEETSSPVSGTIIRPLEDITDGTVQYSNGDIDPKYNIVEITEETKAELAAIKNVIGDYICKLCRIKFDDAFGLARHRCACIVLLEYRCPECGKQFNCPANLASHRRWHKPKKTDTNNAGVSRKENRNTTNNASQTSSTAALNEQAADLPYPCDICGKRFKRAAYLRKHQQTHNKKRTTSTTSVGGPLQETPALVADGGLSAASTAVMGSSYPSYAGSTASSSASSLHSYNGAIVEEEVISYATTNGGYIEYVDEEEDVRSTTSSSSSTAGYGRLQIVETGLTEEENIAAAALTNLRNCASVIQHTTLAH